One stretch of Cheilinus undulatus linkage group 5, ASM1832078v1, whole genome shotgun sequence DNA includes these proteins:
- the rflna gene encoding refilin-A, producing the protein MVGHLHLQAMDDSLKGKNREGLLDSPDSGLPPSPSPPFCSLSPGLIESRSGSCTTPVESHHGFYKKESREGKLLPYLLLNSTGTDPKTRMHPVFFGESIEVNPKPEQEIKCNSEVKYDSDKHYQDQVYCAPVPTATSFSETVVAVQDCTWRSYKSQVYLEPRQKPISYRSTTIIYPKHAKNTYRTTLNYNATGSRRWFVSTVQLESSEDTSPCIIYTEDL; encoded by the exons ATGGTGGGGCACCTACATTTACAAGCGATGGATGATAGCCTGAAAGGAAAGAACCGAGAAGGGCTGCTCGACAGTCCTGATTCGGGTCTGCCCCCAAGTCCCAGTCCGCCCTTCTGCTCCCTGTCCCCGGGTCTGATCGAGTCGCGCTCCGGCAGCTGCACGACGCCTGTCGAAAGCCATCATGGATTTTATAAAAAGGAAAGCAGAGAGGGCAAACTG CTGCCCTACCTGCTGCTGAACTCCACGGGGACGGACCCAAAGACTCGTATGCACCCCGTGTTCTTTGGAGAAAGCATCGAGGTCAACCCCAAACCAGAGCAGGAGATCAA GTGTAACTCTGAGGTCAAGTATGACTCCGACAAGCACTACCAGGACCAGGTCTACTGTGCCCCTGTTCCCACTGCAACCTCCTTCAGTGAGACAGTGGTGGCTGTGCAAGACTGCACCTGGAGGAGCTACAAGTCTCAGGTGTACCTGGAGCCACGGCAGAAACCAATCAGCTACCGGAGCACTACCATCATCTACCCAAAACACGCCAAGAACACTTATCGCACCACACTCAACTACAACGCCACAGGGTCCCGCCGCTGGTTCGTCTCCACGGTGCAACTGGAGTCGAGCGAGGACACAAGTCCCTGCATCATCTACACCGAGGACCTGTAG